Genomic DNA from Cucumis melo cultivar AY chromosome 10, USDA_Cmelo_AY_1.0, whole genome shotgun sequence:
CTCCAACATTGGTGTTCTTTTGTTGAACAAGTATTTGCTGAGCAACTATGGGTTCAAGTACCCGATCTTCTTGACCATGTGCCATATGACGGCTTGCTCTTTGCTTAGCTATGTTGCGATTGCTTGGTTGAAGATGGTTCCGATGCAGACGATTCGATCTCGGATCCAATTTTTGAAGATTGCTGCTCTTAGCTTTGTCTTCTGTATTTCTGTTGTCTTTGGTAACATTTCTCTTAGGTATTTGCCGGTTTCCTTCAACCAAGCTGTTGGGGCCACCACGCCTTTCTTTACGGCGGTTTTTGCTTACCTTATGACGATGAAGAGGGAAGCTTGGCTCACTTACGTTACTCTCATCCCTGTTGTTACTGGGGTCATTATTGCTAGTGGGGTAAGAAGAACAAACACCTACTTTTTTTCCCAATCCAAATTGCTGTGATCTTTGAGATGGATATTTGCTTGATTATTGGCTCTTGTTGTTGATTGCTGTTTCGGATTATAATGCCTCctgtttttctattttctaattGTTTGAGCAACTTTTACagctaattttttattttttccatgATTGAAAATAATTAGCTTGGGTTAGGGCCTGATCTGGGgttaggaattttttttttacatatattCGTGAGAGTATATGGCCAATATGGTTTGAGGCATTGTGGTTCTTGTAAGGGTTGATTGGGAGTATTTCGAGTTGGAATGAATAGTACCTTGATGgtttttagaataaaaatacTTGAGAAAAGCATTTTCTTTTTGCTTATTTTCACTCATGCTCTGTTTTAGAATGTAAGAtgttatttttccttttataacCACTAATTTATGCATAGCCATTTTAAGTATACGTCAACTTTACCACATCCAAGTTAAAGCTGTGTGTTATTTTCTTAAAGCAAGTTTAAACAAATATAGAAAGCTAGTTTCGAGGATATGCATCCCAAAAAGCCCACTTAAGTTTTTTTCTTCACATTCTTTACTCCAATGTGGTATTTGTAGATGTTTCAAAACATATATATGAGTGAGGAAGGCATGCTCGTAAGCCGTTAGTCTTGACCGTGGATGATTCTCAAATATTCCACGAAAACTTGGAGAATATTACCACCAACCTAATTCTTCTTGTAAACTACTAAGATCTTCTCTTAACTTTTTTCGTTCTTTTGGTATTGGGAGGAGGGTGGGTAGAAAATGGAGGTAGATAAGTTACCTGTGGTTCTAGTCTTGCTTGACTGATTGTTGCCTTTAGAAAATTGCTTGTCATAATAAATGTTGTTTCTCTACTTTTCATCTTTGTGTTACTGATTCTTTGTTTTGTCAATTGACATCAGGGTGAACCGAGTTTCCATCTGTTTGGATTTATAATATGTGTTGCAGCTACAGCCGCAAGGGCACTCAAATCAGTACTGCAAGGAATTTTGCTCTCTTCTGAAGGGTAAGGAGCTTCTTGTTGTCTCTATTAGTAATTTAATCTTCATTGGgagaataattaatttttttaattgatttaaaaaCTGCGAATGAGAGTTTAGACATTTATCTTTTTCAGAGAGAAGCTGAATTCCATGAATCTTCTTCTGTACATGGCTCCTATAGCCGTTGTCTTTCTGCTGCCTGCCGCACTATTTATGGAAGAAAACGTGGTTGGTATCACTCTGGCTCTTGCTCGAGATGATAAAAAGATCATCTGGTATCTGCTATTCAACTCTTCACTTGCCTATTTTGTAAACTTGACCAACTTTTTGGTTACCAAGCACACCAGTGCATTGACACTTCAGGTATGCCTCCTTTCTTCATCGATGCTTATTTTCGTCATATCCATCCTTTTCCATGTGCTCTTTTTATGACTCATCCTATATTCTGCAATCATTCGAATGATGATGCCCCTAGCAAAgtcttctttttcatcttcGTTTGAAAGTTGTCCTCTTTGTATAACTACATATTGTTTTTCTGTTTCTGTTTGGAAGTTCTCAACAATTATCATTAAATAATCACTACCCTTAGATGAGTTGCCATCTGTTTACTTACTACAACCCAAGTTTggtttttatcttttctttttaagcTCCCCCAACAAATATTTGTTTTCAGAGGGTTGAGACAGTAGCATATGAACAGCATggtgttctttttcttttttttttttttttctcgagaaTTTGTTGGACATCATTACTGCATATGTCAAGGCATCCCTTAACTGTTCCTGTTTCTGAGTGTTGATGGCCTTATCGCACTTAGCTTCCCTTCCTTCTATACATCTCATTGTTATTACAAGAACTTTCTTTCTTGCATCTATGCTTCTTATCCATGCTCCATCTTCTCCTAAAACTCTAAGCCTGAGATAATTCGTGAGCTATGCCTTCTTTCAGGTGCTCGGAAACGCAAAGGGTGCTGTTGCGGTGGtgatttcaattttgattttcAGAAATCCAGTCTCTGTCACTGGAATGCTTGGTTATGCCCTCACAGTTATGGGAGTCATCCTCTATAGTGAATCAAAGAAAAGAAGCAAATGAGAACAATGCAACTGAGGTGCACTTTCCttctatagttttttttttttgcacggTGGCAGCAGTCGTCGAGTACCAGAGGCAGCAGCATGTGTAGATCGACCATTGACTATAGCCTCCAAATTCTTTCTCCCTCCCCACTGAAAAGCTTATTAGCTTAGGCATTGGTTTATATTTGTATCATCCTCCCAAGATCTGTCACAAAATAGAAATTTTAATAAGGAAGAATTATGGGGTAAAGTTTTACTTCTTTAGAAAAGGATTAATAGAATTGTTTATTTCATAAAAGTCGACTGTTATTGTCACTCCTTGATCAATTAAGGGGGAAAAACAACCTTATCTTTTACCATTTTGGTacattatttttgttaattccAAGTTATACTGAACTTTATTTGAGAGTCATTTTGTTTGTTGTACActggaaaaaaagaaacaaatctACTTGTCATTTCTCCTTCCATGGTCAGAGGATTTGAGAATCCCGACTCCAAAATATTATCTGAATGAAGATTCTTACAAAATATTCCAATTACATTAGAGTGTATCTAAACAAACATATAGCCATCACTTCTTGCTTGTAATCCACAAAATCACTCCTAACCAACAGGAGTTAAAAAAGTGGCTAATGTTTCCTACTTACTAATTGATTTTTCATGATAACTCATCACTCAAGGTCCATTGTTTCAATCTTCGGTTCTTTGGGAGTATTGGTTTCCTCTTGTGCCTTGCTTTTGACTGATGAATTCTTTTCTTCATCATTGATTACAAATACAGACTTGTTGTCTTTATCCTTGATCTCAATTACAGACCCTTTGTCTTCTTCAGACTTCATCTCAGATTCAGATTCAGGGTGAGCCTCAAATTTTGGCTTCAAATCTGCTTTGGGTTTTGCCTTTGCTGTATGTTTGGGCTCTGTCTCTGGTTTGCTAATTGCTGCagcttcatcttcttcttcgatcTTAGGAGCCAAGTAGTATCTTATATAACCCATGTCTTCAATTCTGTATTCAACCACTACAGGCAGATCTGAAGACATGCTAATAGTCACCTGGTTTGCTAGAGGGGTTGCCTTTGTAAAAGAGTTGAGGTACCTCAGGGCAAACGTTAAGCTAACTGGTTCTTCCATCTCTATCATAACAGCTTCTTCAGGCTGTACGATTTCAATCCACAAAGAAAGAAGCcatcaaaacaaaataattgcACGACATTTTTTCTATGAATAGATTAGAACATAGCCTATAACAATAGATCAAAATGTTTAAATTCACTTTTGTGGTTCAAAAACAGTTCGAAAGCTTTAAGGTTGTTTTTAGGGTGTTTTGAAGGAAAAACCTTGAGCGCGGCAATTGTTCCCATGGACATGACCAACAAATGGGCGACATTAGCTTATAGAACATAACATAGCTCATATCACCTTTTTTCTTAGGCTTAAAATCATTCGAAATCAAACattaaattgaatttaaaattggGGTTGTTTCATAAGTGATTTTGAGGAAAATACCTTGTCAACTGTGGTATTTCGTCTACAAACTATGTTTGCAGTACCGATGTCACCTCTAGTAGAGAATTGAACTCCTTCCTTGGACACGGAGATCAGAACTGGAACAAAGCGATAATTCATTAGGCTTTGCAAATTAGAATATTACTAAAAAATGAAACCAAAAACGATTCAGACGTTTACCAGTATCGCCAATGGAGCTAAGATCCTTACAAATCCTGGCAAACTCAACCGCTGGCATTTTAACAATAGACTGGTATTCAGCATCAGGAATTCCAAGATGCTCACTATCAATATCCATCAGCTTCATCTCAAAATCAGCTATCTTATCTTGCGCTAAACGTGGAAAAGAACAACAAGAAGAAGTCAGAATAACATTATTGCTTATCATTGACAGAATCTAAAACCCTACTTAAGTAACCAGTAGAAAATCATTTGAACATAAAACAATCCGTAAACATTAGTTAGTTACATAagagtaaattaaaaaaaaaaaaaaagaaaaaaaagggaaagagagaagaaaatgaaaatagttAAGTAGTAGCTCACAAGGATTTTCAAACATGAAGGTGAGGGAATCGCTACCATCATCAGCCTTAAGAGTAACAATATCGTCGTTACCAGCGCAACGGAGCATCTTAGCCATATTGTTGAGGTTCATTCCCATGGAGATGGTACGATCGCAGCGATAATGCTCGAAACACTCAGAACGGAGAAGAAGAGAAACTAAAGCGACGTGACTGGAATCCATAGCTTGGAGGGAGAAACCAGTGGGGGAACAATCGAAGTTGGCGTCGTTGACGAGATCCTTCATGGCCTCGAGAACCTTCTTGAGAAGAGACCCCTGAAGTAGACGGAGCTCCAACATTGTGATATAATGAACTACGAAGAAatggaaagaaatgaaatttgtGATATAACCGAAGGATACAAAGAGGGAGAGACCCCAACCTGAGCTTGGGCGGGACTGTGGGACTACAATTCCCGCCAGATCAGCTACGACGTcgtttcctatttcttctatttcttctttatgttattttagTTTGGGTTGATTGTGTACTCACATTAATATACATAATCAAAGACAAATAACGTTATTTATTTGTCAAAGAGAAAATTTAAGACAAGCAAAGGAATGCAACCCTCCGTCTTccttgtacttttttttttatatatatatatatataaataaagaggGAGAGTTTTAAACcttatcttttttaatttcagTCATTAAATgcccttttcttttatttacaTATTCACTTCCTGccccttaaaaaaaaaaactcacttcTTAGTACCACTTTTGAAGCAGCCCCCAAAGTGTTTATTCTGGGGAAAGAAGATTCTTTCAAAGTGttcttcttttttagtttttgaattttAGTTAGAATTTCAAAAACACATTTGAGAGTACAGAAGGTTTAAAATAAGTTTAAGATTAAATTACAAACTTATTTAATAAATCTTGATATTTATTGCACATACTAGTTTattgaacttttaaaattacaaaaagcttttagtctttcaaattgtttgatCTTTATGGATATACTAGGCAAAAAATAGaagtttacaaaaaaaaaaaaaaaaatcaattttatatttgggagattaattattttttaaagaatttgAATTTATAGAAATCTATTGAATACAAAATAGAAAGTCTAAAGCTTTTTGACCAACACAATTCAAGGACTAAATAGATTCGTAAACTAAATTAGTAatttaataaaagtaaaaacatataaaatagTTCTTGAACACTTTTATTTAGAAGACATTTGGCCTAGAATGCATAAAAAAATTCACTCACCATTTAATTCATCAATAATTAGAAAGATTTATTGTTCGCTATTTGCAAAACGGTTTGATTCCCAACTACTCCATGGTGTGTAGATTGATCGTCGAAGAAAAAGTAGTGGATTTAACCATTCTTCAGGAGCAGCTAGACATGCAAGGTCCTCCAATATTGCATTTGACAACCAAAGAAAACTTCTAAAAGATAGCAATGATTTAGGTCAGTTCCAAACTGATATCAAGATGAGAGAGTGATGTTTTCCAAACCACTCGAAAAACTTGTCAACGTGAAAACAGAGAAGATTTCAGCAAGGAACATAATAACTCCATATCTATCTTCTAGTAACACAAAACTAAATGTTGCAAAATGTTTTCATAAAGTTTAGGCAAATCATTGCCCACTGTCAAACGGTTTGTTTGAAGTTCCATgcaacaaacaaacaaacaattaGGCTCAACATGACGAGCTGGAGACTCGTGcaagtttctttttttgtttccaatcAAAACAGCGTGAGGATCAAAGTAGAACACACTGGGGTAGGAGGAAAGCAGAGGGAAAATGGACTCAACAAAACCACAAATTGGAAGTTTATGACTCAACTTTTGAAGGGTCCGAATCGGAGGTTGCTGCTTGACGCTTCATTGATGCAGATTTTATCAGATGGTTGTAGCTTCCCTTTTCCTTGAAAAGCTGTGAAAAGTGGTGTTTGCAGTACAAAATTCCTTCAAGTGCAGCATAGTTTGATGGAGATAAAGAACAGCCACCATGTGAGCATTTAAAACACGACTTGTGATAGGCTTGACTCTCAACTGTAACCTGGATAAAAGCAATTCACACGATCCATTACTGATAAAATAACAACCGGACAGATCATACAAATTACCAATGCCAGAAAAACTACTTAAAACTAAAAGTTGAGATGCAACCATTTCTACCTCAGCAGGACATACTATAGATCAAGTAAATTAAGAACATGACATATAAGTTCCGCAGTTCCTCAAAGCCTACAAATGAAGTTCACTAGTTGGCTTAAACAAGAGCAGCATTCAAGCCGTTCAGAAAAACCAACTACTCATTTAGATGTAGTAGCTTTAATGAATACCCCTTTCTTATAGAGGTTGATATGTAGATGTCAAAACAATAGTATGCTAAACAAGTTCAAACAACCACAGAAGATTATTCAGTCCATCATAGATATGCAGATGGTTCGAAAAGGGTGAGAAAATTGACCATTGATATGATTAAGCAGGTTCTAAATTTTTGGATATCTTTCCAACGCCTTCTAAACTAACCTTCTCCAGTGGATAAGCAGTTTTCCCACATGTAGCACACTTTTCTTGTGTCCCAGAAAACATGCTGGCAGCTCTGCTTGGCGACCTAGTCTAGAATCAAGAAGAGGCTACTGAATGAGCATACGGTTCATAAATTCAATAACAACTAACTGTAGCATTGATTTTAAATTTACCAGCTCCGGAGTTGGCTTCTCAGAGGACTTTGCAGCTGTAGAAAAAGAGAAGTATAGAAGGTGTTAGTAACAAGCAATACTTACAAGATCAATAATGTATAGTGTCTCCTATATTGGACGAATGTTTGGAACATACGAGATAGAAAGTTCTTGCTGAAGTTGCCAGTTTCCTTGAAGAGCTGCTCAAAATGAGGCTTACAGTACAAAACACCATCCATTGAAGAATAATTACTCAGCTGAAAGAATTTAACAAGTTATTTTAGAACAACTTCTCACATTCTTACCCCCCAAAAAATGCTcggcttatatatatataagctcaaattatattttatctGTTTACCTTTTAAACCTCACACAGTACTCACTCTAATTGTCCATGAAAACCCTCAAAAGAAGGGAGCCAGAGAGAGGTAGAGAGAGAACAGTTTTATAAACATGGCTCTGAGAGGAGAGATAATTAATGAAACCAAGGGTTTGTTTGGGAGGCTGTTTGGGAGGCTGTTTTGCTCTTTTGATTTTCTGTAACTGAACGGATGGCTTTTAAGGTAAGGATTTATGTGGGAGAAAAACCAGTTTTAATTGTTCAGAAGAATACATCATCTGTAGGATAATAACTAAAAAATGAtgataaataaaaatagttaCCCAAACACCGTCTTTTCTTACTTATTGTTGTTTTGAAAACAGTTCCTCATACACTCCCTATAACTTTTCAATTTAAAGATCCTTCAACTTTCTCCATTCTTTTTGAAGTTCAAGTGAGGCAAAACAGTTGAATATTAAGGATAACATAAAAGAAAAGCTATCACTGAGTCCTGAAAATATAGTGATGTACCTTAAGAGTTCCTTTGCAATGGCTACATTTGAAACATGACTTGTGGAAAGAAACTCCATCAGCAGATAACTGATCTACAGGGTACACAGTTTTGTCACAAGCTTTGCACTTCTGTTGGGTGCCAATAAACGACATCGCTAAAAATCCTTAGAGTAGATCTAACTATTCCCAATCAACCAGAATCTCCTCCAATTCAAAGCCCACCAAGCTATCCCGATCAAACAAACTCCCTTCTCCTATTatcatttcatcaaacacaatCAAAACACAAAAACCCAGAATAAAAAATTTCAGAAGACGAAGAAAGAAACTGCAACCAATGAGTTGGGAATCACAGAAAATAAAGCCGATGAGCTAAGAGGATCAAACCCAGATCAAAATGCTGAAGGAACAAGATCTTGATTAGAGCTGAAATGCAATCGAAATGGAAGAAGGGTACCTCTCAAATCATGAAAGTAACATAATGCAGGGAATGTATTTGGTTATAGCAAGTGGAGCagggaagaaaaagataaagaaatgaAAGATAAAGCGAAAGGCAGAAACAAATAATTTATGATAGATTATTCACAGCGTCGATTTTCTTTATAGAGGAAAAAAGAGATAAAGTGAAAAGGGATCTGAGGAAATATCTTTGCCGGAAAAACACACATTGCTTGCTTAAACTTTACTCCCTCCGGGTGTGACTTTCTACTTCAACTTTTTTCAGTACTGGAGCTCCACCATCGGCATTCTGCAGAGTAACGACGTGTCGTTGTGTCTCGTTCGCCTTCTATTTTATAATTTAGACTTCAGTCGTCTGTCGTCTAGCCATGGTTATGCTTTGACGATTTTGATAGTGGATTAAGTCTCTTAATTGTAGATTTTAACTCTCAATTAGTTCATAAGAGTTTAGCTTGATTGATGGTGACTGAGGACCATGTTgtatggataaaaataaaatccccAAACTGTTCATAGTTAATCTATATTAATAGTTTGTTGTCAAAATTTTATGGACTAAATATCAATTAATTCAAAACTATTTTGAAGGTTTAGTAATAGAAGTTTTTATAAGTATGACCCATTTTCAaagttatttatgattattaTCCACTCGTTACATACAAATTACACTATCCTTATAATCGTGTCATGTTCGGTCAATCATTTAGGGATGATTAGATATATTGTAACCCTAATGCATTGACAGTCTCTATTGCAATAAAAATTTCCACGACAAACTTACACATTATCTGTTGGTGTTATCAATGGATAACCATCTCCACTGATGTTGTTGACGAGTAGTGATTTTTGTTAGGCTACTTCAAATTTGTGCATCTTTCCTATTATGTATTTGAAAGTTGAAGGATTAATTGTTGTCTAATAAAAAGTATGGATTGATTGAaagttttgtttgatttgaaAGCATTGACCGGTTGAAAACTTCCTATTTGAAAGTATTGAGAGAGGGATTGGTGTGCAGGTTTGGAATCAAATTCGTAGAAATTGAATGTCTGTAGACTTATTTGATCGGAGTTTTGATTCTGGGAATTATAAATGCTTGTGTGTTAGGTGTAGGATTTGGgaatttgtattttttatgCCTATATTTGGGTGTTGGTTTTGAATTACTGAATTTAGCTAATATAtttggtttagtttttttttatgagtTGTATATCTTAAATTTATCATGTATCAagattttaattgattttttttcatattttgtacttctaattcaatttttttaactcTATTGATTTTTCACGACAATAAtgtaaatatgaaaaattttaatattcaataacaataaatttGATTACACTTACATTAACATGAATGGTATAATTATGAATATTACAAAccattcataaaatataataagtTGAATAATGTTCACGAAAGTTTCAGTTAAGCGACATTAAAAGGGTTTAATAGTTTTAAAATAAGTATAACCAAAAGAATCATGCAAAGCAAAAGTCACTTACCTTTTAGCCATAGTTATGGCTATGTTGCCCTCCTGTGATGTGCATGTAATGTATCTTAAATCACTTCTATCTAATGAGTTTAAATCAATCCAATAAGTTCTAAGCCTTTAGTTAAATTGAccaatgaaaaaataaaaaaatgttattaagcTAAAAATAAATGCTGATAcatgtgatatatatttaaattttatatcatattaccaatatattaatatttgatttatatatacTTGATAGTTCATCTATTTTCACCcaagaaaaatataacaaaataaacaaaatctcaTATTAGTTTTAAACAAGGAAGAGAAAATAGATGATTAAAAAAGATGatctaataattattattattataaaaaaactaaagaagaaaagaaaataggaataaaaaatattttaaaaaaagttactGTAATTAAATAAAAGGCCTATTTGGAAAAtgaatcaaagaaaaaaaatttaaaaattcatttttattaattctttaaGGTTTATGGCGGTTGCCAAAGTTGTGGTCCGGAAGTTTGGCGACGGACTTGTCAAAAGTGACACCCAATAGTCGGTCAACAATAGTCGACGAGGGTGGTGTTTGGGATTGGCAGACAAATATTTTCTATgattgaattagaaaaaaaaaagtaatcaaTGGACTTGAATATTGTTTACTATTCAAACTCATGATAAATAGTGTAAGAAGCCTTGGTGAAGATCATTGCCAACGTCTAATTAAAAcggttgaataagaaattttggaacgaATCACAAATTGctacatcatttactaaaataattgtatttagaattaactaaaaattggcatgtgtctcaaattaaatttaaagacaaattggacaattctgtCACAggtttattatgacaattggatcaaattaattattttgattcaattaaatattatttagttaggctaaaattcaattgacccAAAAAAATAAGTTTAGTAAAACAAATATCACCTAAATACATGTGATTGAGCGCATGAGTATGGTCCCACCaagctcaagtccataaaagagTCCATAAAAGTAGAGCAAGGAACTCTATAAATGAAaaagttctcttcatttgtaaaGAAGACAAATTTTTGACGATCTAGAGAATTTTGCTAAACACCCAAGCTTTCTTGATTCTTGATTGAAGCTCTAAGTCTCCAACTTcacaacttcaagaacaccctcgaagatggACTTCAACTTCACTCCAATAACTAATGATAACGATTGGTTGTCGAAACTTCTATAGTTGTAGGTCAGTGACAATCAAAATGATTGATCATCGACGGTCAATAGATTCGGAGTCAACAGTTAAGATGATCGGTCGTCATGAAAGTCGATCGGTTATTATGGTTGATCGTCAAGTTGGCTAATATTTGTTGTCTCGATGATTAATGGTAAGATATTTAAGtgaaaatttttctaaaacatatggcattcaataaaaaaaaaagtattttctAAACCTATAGGTTTGACTTCTTAATCCATAAATTTTATTATGGTCCAACATGGGTTGACTTTAAATACCAAACGCCCCTTATAAAggtttgtattttggagaagTATGAAGGTGATGTTTATTAAAATTTGTGAAAGcttatttaaatgtttttttgaGATATTATTTGCTTGAAAGTTTTTGGTTTCAAAAGTTTGAGTAAAAATCTTGAAATGATTTGTATTTagattttcaaaagttttgttAGTTTGAATTAGAAGATTGGTTGTAATAACTAATAACTTGAACAAAAAATAGTTTGGGCCTTTATGAAGAACACCTCCCTTGGAAATGCGATGAAGAAAATCAGAAATTAATACATATTTGGCGCCTATTGAATTCAATTCCCCAATCATCTTCACTGAATTTGGGTTTCAACCATTTTTCCCGATCACCTCTCGCCAACACTTCAATTTCAATTCTCATATAAACCCTAATCAATCCGTTGAAACAGAAGCCGTTTCCTACTGAGTCATTACAATGTCGAACTCCCTTCAACTTCTTCATGACCTCTGTATTCAGTAAGTTCCTATTGTTCACACGTTCTCTCCTTCTCTTCCTCTCCAATTCCTTGATGTAATTTGTCCTTTTTGTAATTTTAGGTTTTCAGAACCAATCATCAAATCCCTTTCGAATATCTGCGATAAGCCTTCAGAGGGGTCGAATGTCTCTGTTAAACCCATTCTTGAATCCCTTCTACCTCGAAAAACATCACTTCGAATCAGTCCTTCTGAGGACGATATTTACTCCTCCATCAAAGACTTCACACTGGCATGTGCTTTAATATTGTCTTCCCGTTCCTCGACCTTTGACCTTCTTTCATGGATTACGGAAGACCTCGCACTCACTGCCGAGTCAGCTTTTCGAATGCTCTCAAAGGCCTATGCCTCTGCTTCCTGCCACGGGTTTTCAAAGAACATTGAGGAGCTGGGTTTAGATTTTAGTTTGATACCGGAGGAGAAAAGATTGGTGGTGGAAATCATTCCTAAGGTTCTTCCGTTGTTGAAGGATAGTATTAAGGAGAGCTCGATAGATAAATCTGACGAGGTCGACGAGGTCTCTGCTGCATCAGCGAGGGTGCCTGTGGGGTTTGCTATTGTTGCGGCCCATCAACTTGGATGGTTCATTACTCAGGTCGGaggttttttttattgttagaTATACTGTAGTTCAATGGACGTTTATGTTTCCGGTATTTTGGGTTGATTGAGGTTTGTTTCTGGATAAATTGTTGCAGATTGATTATCCACATTTGGGGAAGTTGTGTAATTTGGTGATTCCTTGTGGACTGACTGCTCTTGATCACTGGTCACCGGAAGTCAAAGTACGCATTCTGATTTCCCTGTTTGCTATCTCTGATACTTGCCAATTCTGTTGGATTTTAGACTCATGCTGGAAATGGAGCTTAGTATCTTGATTCAGATTTCTGCTGTGTGAACGAGGAGCTTCTCTCTCAATTTCGTAGTTTGCAGTTGCTTATGTTACTGAATGAAAgggtttaatttcttttcctATTTTCAGGGGCAGGGCATGCTTAGTTTTATACATCTTGCAAAAAATGTCAATGCTGCAGAGCTTGGTTGGTATGAAGATGTGATTCTTGATGCATGCTGCTCAAATGTCCCATCAAGTGATGAAATATGGCCTTATGTGGTTGAAATGTCGGTTCTTCTTGCAACTAGCGTTCACAATATGAATCCTCGTAGCTCATGGTAGACTCTTTTTTCTCATCATTTGGTAATAAGTGACAACCTTGCTAGAAGCCTAGAACTCATGCTTATCTGACCTCTAGTTATTTTAACTGTGTGGGTTTTGAATCCTCGTCAAACACACATACACgcatacacatatatattttcatttgcATACTTGCATAGGATTGAAAGGATGGTTAATGAGATGTTGGGTCACTTGGAGCGGCAGCCAAGAAACAAGGAACGTCGCATTGCATGGCTTCGACACATTGAGCCTCTTTTCCATTGTATGGGATTGGTGCTATTGGCTCATACAAGGCGCATATTTCCACTTTTCTTCCAGTGGATGAATGCTGAAGATGATGAGACCACTTTACTAGTAAGTGATATAGATTTGTCATTTGAAATATACAGGATGATATTGTATGGTGAATAATACTTCCTGATAGCACCTACCAATGGGCATTATATA
This window encodes:
- the LOC103501414 gene encoding uncharacterized protein At2g39910, with protein sequence MSNSLQLLHDLCIQFSEPIIKSLSNICDKPSEGSNVSVKPILESLLPRKTSLRISPSEDDIYSSIKDFTLACALILSSRSSTFDLLSWITEDLALTAESAFRMLSKAYASASCHGFSKNIEELGLDFSLIPEEKRLVVEIIPKVLPLLKDSIKESSIDKSDEVDEVSAASARVPVGFAIVAAHQLGWFITQIDYPHLGKLCNLVIPCGLTALDHWSPEVKGQGMLSFIHLAKNVNAAELGWYEDVILDACCSNVPSSDEIWPYVVEMSVLLATSVHNMNPRSSWIERMVNEMLGHLERQPRNKERRIAWLRHIEPLFHCMGLVLLAHTRRIFPLFFQWMNAEDDETTLLVLQRIQTVVRLTWIRNTPYVERLVDELAMLYEKAATRSSGDAIRKHIVDALMLLQESKGQQFKAAWNKLKDHQNLVSLSTSLTRLDITDCVDC